A genomic window from Methanothrix sp. includes:
- a CDS encoding 16S rRNA methyltransferase, producing the protein MISMLLADSELELVPKEIVGYPAVRLNAKKRNKSPAKSLLDASLHHSAMRALPMGDRRGRPDIVHIFLLVALESVLNRMGQLRVCIHTRNNEMITIDPATRIPKNYPRFVGLMESLFEAGSVPDREPLLVMHRDRDIDACIREMPHEKVVLLSPDGRRVRLSDHVRGCDGALFILGGFPKGDFISDVRSQADDTISIYEESLPVWTVASEILVNYENHVLETEQ; encoded by the coding sequence ATGATAAGCATGCTGCTTGCGGATTCCGAGCTTGAGCTCGTTCCGAAAGAGATCGTGGGGTATCCAGCGGTGCGGCTCAACGCCAAGAAGAGGAACAAATCTCCGGCGAAGAGCCTTCTGGATGCCAGCCTCCATCACTCAGCGATGCGGGCTCTCCCCATGGGAGATCGCCGCGGTAGGCCGGATATAGTCCACATCTTCCTTCTTGTGGCGCTGGAATCTGTGCTGAACAGGATGGGCCAGCTCAGGGTCTGCATCCACACTAGGAATAACGAGATGATAACAATCGACCCAGCGACAAGAATACCAAAGAACTATCCCCGCTTCGTTGGCCTGATGGAGAGCCTCTTCGAGGCCGGGAGTGTGCCGGATAGGGAGCCGCTTCTTGTGATGCATAGGGATCGTGATATAGACGCATGCATACGCGAGATGCCTCACGAAAAGGTCGTCCTTCTATCTCCTGATGGGAGGAGGGTCAGGCTAAGTGATCATGTGAGGGGATGCGATGGCGCTCTCTTCATACTTGGTGGCTTTCCGAAGGGGGATTTCATAAGCGATGTTCGCTCCCAGGCAGACGATACGATATCGATCTACGAAGAGAGCCTGCCGGTATGGACTGTGGCATCTGAGATACTTGTAAACTACGAGAACCACGTTCTGGAGACGGAGCAATAA
- a CDS encoding winged helix-turn-helix domain-containing protein — protein sequence MVLKRDKLSIISEILQKCIGGATKTAIVYQVNLNFKTVNPYLDLLIARGLLEVSQGSTVTYTTTEKGVKLLEDLKRVHDVLKETPEQD from the coding sequence ATGGTGCTGAAAAGAGACAAGCTGAGCATAATATCAGAGATACTTCAGAAATGCATTGGCGGTGCCACGAAGACCGCCATAGTCTATCAGGTGAACCTGAACTTCAAGACTGTCAACCCGTACCTGGATCTTCTGATCGCCCGTGGTCTCCTTGAGGTCTCTCAGGGCTCAACTGTTACATATACAACTACAGAGAAGGGCGTCAAGCTCCTCGAGGACCTGAAGAGGGTGCATGACGTTCTGAAGGAGACACCTGAGCAGGATTAA
- a CDS encoding heterodisulfide reductase-related iron-sulfur binding cluster, whose amino-acid sequence MSTQLMELNACTRCKECMNWCPTYAVRPDRPEITPMYKIAKFREMLDSQYGLRAKLFGPKPIHEDEVNRYTEDTYMCTTCGVCGTVCESAILTVELWEAIRPNLVARGNGPYGKQSFFPKLLKTDRNPYQAKQEERLCWVPKDAKVDESGKIAYFAGCTAAYRQQALGVATVRVLNALGVDFCMLGKDEWCCASALVRTGQRPVMKEHAVHNIDALKDRGVETVLYACAGCLRAATIDWPRWYEGYIPYKNMPLSVFLRDKIREGAVDYKRTVDYKVTYHDPCHNGRHLMHINGRDWSFEAPREVLQSIPGLKFIDMERSREFQRCCGAGGGVKAGLPDLALDCAVNRLRDAEQVGADIIASTCPFCRRNIMDGRNSVKSPIKVLDVVELVAAAMGLDVTIPENPYTKYQEQDTIVCKDVCKLETVMGKEAGKDIVGEAH is encoded by the coding sequence ATGTCAACACAGCTCATGGAGCTGAACGCCTGTACGAGATGCAAGGAGTGCATGAACTGGTGCCCGACTTACGCTGTGAGGCCGGACAGGCCTGAGATAACCCCGATGTACAAGATCGCCAAGTTCAGGGAGATGCTCGACAGCCAGTACGGTCTCAGAGCGAAGCTCTTCGGTCCAAAGCCGATCCATGAGGATGAGGTGAACAGGTACACAGAAGACACATACATGTGCACCACGTGCGGCGTCTGTGGGACAGTCTGTGAGTCCGCGATACTCACCGTGGAGCTCTGGGAGGCGATAAGGCCGAATCTAGTGGCCAGAGGCAACGGCCCATACGGAAAGCAGTCATTCTTCCCGAAGCTGCTCAAGACCGATAGAAACCCGTATCAGGCAAAGCAGGAGGAGAGGCTCTGCTGGGTCCCGAAGGACGCCAAGGTCGATGAGTCGGGGAAGATCGCCTACTTCGCAGGATGCACAGCGGCATACAGACAGCAGGCGCTCGGTGTTGCGACGGTGAGGGTTCTGAATGCGCTCGGTGTGGACTTCTGCATGCTCGGCAAGGATGAGTGGTGCTGCGCCTCAGCGCTGGTCAGGACAGGGCAGAGGCCTGTGATGAAGGAGCATGCTGTTCACAACATAGACGCTCTGAAGGACAGAGGCGTCGAGACCGTCCTCTACGCATGTGCTGGATGTCTCAGGGCAGCGACGATCGACTGGCCCAGGTGGTATGAGGGATACATACCGTACAAGAACATGCCACTGTCGGTATTCCTCAGAGACAAGATAAGGGAGGGTGCGGTCGATTACAAGAGAACAGTGGATTACAAGGTCACATACCACGACCCCTGCCACAACGGTCGCCACCTGATGCACATAAACGGCAGGGACTGGTCGTTCGAGGCTCCGAGAGAGGTTCTTCAGTCCATTCCAGGCCTGAAGTTCATCGATATGGAGAGGAGCAGGGAGTTCCAGAGGTGCTGCGGCGCCGGAGGCGGCGTGAAGGCAGGGCTTCCAGACCTGGCGCTGGACTGCGCCGTCAACAGGCTCAGGGATGCTGAGCAGGTTGGAGCTGATATCATAGCGAGCACGTGCCCGTTCTGCAGGCGCAACATAATGGACGGCAGGAACTCGGTTAAATCTCCAATAAAGGTGCTGGATGTCGTGGAGCTCGTGGCAGCTGCGATGGGTCTCGATGTGACGATTCCGGAGAACCCCTATACCAAGTACCAGGAGCAGGATACGATCGTCTGCAAGGATGTCTGCAAGCTGGAGACAGTGATGGGCAAGGAAGCAGGAAAGGACATCGTCGGCGAGGCCCATTAG
- a CDS encoding heterodisulfide reductase: MAFYTLGLTFSIVIALTVVVLAVWLYGMYFNFKKWGIGSTGYQEPLAHSFWLFIATWIHEAFKDGVWVFIRTLILDVLLLRRTLRRSPVRWVMHMAIFYGFVTLAALSGLGLFMDIIEHYNILGMAHQAEMVKKAMELPFDIFGYLLLFGSTISILRRILLKEVRDATTGYDVVLIGGVFLITITGFYAEWMRGNAFLVGNVFANPVYAPHFALIHTILALCLFAFILPWSRYLHVIAAPMTILANRGGE, from the coding sequence ATGGCGTTTTACACACTGGGCCTCACCTTCTCCATCGTGATAGCTTTGACAGTCGTTGTGCTGGCGGTCTGGCTCTACGGCATGTATTTCAACTTCAAAAAGTGGGGCATTGGCTCCACAGGATACCAAGAGCCGCTCGCCCACAGCTTCTGGCTGTTCATTGCCACCTGGATTCATGAGGCATTCAAGGACGGAGTATGGGTCTTTATAAGAACACTTATACTGGACGTGCTTCTTCTCAGGAGAACGCTGCGAAGAAGCCCGGTCCGATGGGTCATGCATATGGCCATCTTTTATGGATTTGTGACACTTGCTGCGCTTTCGGGTCTCGGTCTTTTCATGGATATTATAGAGCACTATAACATTCTTGGCATGGCCCATCAGGCTGAGATGGTGAAGAAGGCTATGGAGCTGCCCTTTGACATCTTCGGGTATCTGCTGCTCTTCGGCTCAACGATCTCGATACTTCGCAGGATCCTGCTCAAGGAGGTCAGGGATGCAACAACAGGTTACGATGTGGTGCTCATCGGAGGCGTTTTCCTGATAACGATAACTGGATTCTATGCAGAGTGGATGCGCGGAAACGCGTTCCTTGTAGGAAATGTCTTCGCAAATCCTGTTTACGCTCCGCACTTCGCACTGATACACACGATCCTGGCGCTCTGCCTCTTTGCATTCATACTCCCGTGGAGCAGGTACCTTCACGTCATAGCAGCGCCGATGACGATCCTCGCAAACAGAGGAGGCGAGTAA
- a CDS encoding ArsR family transcriptional regulator → MRQFSVRVLDERDAEFVETLVSVGIPRNVAAMITYLSNVEEATSREIEIGSNLRQPEVSVAMRVLRANNWVEERELKKDGKGRPMKVYRLTVSLDEIIKHFEEEKKREAAKIMESIQRLRELSTKISPKGSSQQIQPG, encoded by the coding sequence ATGAGACAGTTCTCAGTAAGGGTTCTTGATGAGAGGGACGCTGAGTTTGTGGAAACCCTGGTATCCGTGGGCATACCCAGAAATGTGGCTGCCATGATAACATATCTCTCCAACGTTGAGGAGGCCACATCCAGGGAGATCGAGATAGGCTCAAACCTGAGACAGCCTGAGGTCTCAGTTGCGATGAGAGTGCTCAGAGCGAACAACTGGGTTGAGGAGAGGGAGCTCAAGAAGGACGGCAAGGGCAGGCCCATGAAGGTTTACAGGCTGACCGTGAGCCTTGATGAGATCATAAAGCACTTTGAGGAGGAGAAGAAGAGAGAGGCTGCAAAAATAATGGAAAGCATACAGAGGCTGAGGGAGCTGAGCACGAAGATCAGCCCGAAAGGATCTAGCCAGCAGATACAACCCGGATGA
- a CDS encoding MoaD/ThiS family protein, which produces MISVSVRIFADVEAERQIMLPEGTSYYELLDLLGINPETVVITRDGVPVPFNDVVIPGEIEIIRVVSAG; this is translated from the coding sequence TTGATATCTGTATCTGTGAGGATATTCGCCGATGTCGAGGCTGAGAGGCAGATCATGCTGCCTGAGGGGACCTCGTACTATGAGCTTCTGGATCTCCTTGGCATAAACCCGGAGACCGTGGTGATCACTAGGGACGGGGTCCCTGTTCCATTTAACGACGTGGTTATTCCAGGCGAGATCGAGATCATCCGGGTTGTATCTGCTGGCTAG
- a CDS encoding presenilin family intramembrane aspartyl protease PSH → MGRRAERPMLWMLLLIVVVQILSLGMMPALSASEVRVFEDPSATSNAVLYIVLVLIFTGFLLLATKLGWVWLISGTIQLCLFLSVFYVLGVYLPWLLAFSISIVLMLAMIYYPEWYVVDSLGILVSAGVSVLFGISMETLPVLVLLSILAVYDAISVYKTKHMVTLAESVIKIRAPLLFVIPKSRSYSFRIQGADGRGAYFLGLGDAIMPSVLVVSANWSLPANHAIFGVTLPAIGAMLGTYIGFMVLAATSGEKPQAGLPFLNGGAVIGFLTGCMLSGVRPF, encoded by the coding sequence ATGGGAAGACGAGCAGAGCGTCCCATGCTGTGGATGCTGCTTCTGATAGTCGTGGTTCAGATCCTCTCGCTTGGCATGATGCCCGCGCTCTCGGCGAGCGAGGTCCGGGTATTTGAGGACCCCTCCGCGACGTCTAACGCCGTACTCTACATAGTTCTGGTGCTGATATTCACAGGATTCCTGCTCCTGGCTACTAAGCTCGGCTGGGTCTGGCTCATCTCGGGGACGATCCAGCTCTGCCTCTTCCTCAGCGTCTTTTATGTTCTCGGCGTATACCTGCCATGGCTGCTGGCATTCTCGATCTCCATTGTCCTGATGCTTGCGATGATATACTATCCGGAGTGGTACGTGGTGGACTCGCTGGGGATTCTGGTGAGCGCAGGAGTCAGCGTTCTCTTCGGGATCAGCATGGAGACCCTGCCCGTGCTCGTTCTCCTCTCCATTCTTGCTGTTTATGATGCGATATCTGTCTACAAAACAAAGCACATGGTCACGCTGGCTGAGAGCGTGATAAAGATAAGAGCGCCTCTGCTCTTCGTCATCCCGAAGAGCAGAAGCTACAGCTTCCGTATCCAGGGAGCAGATGGAAGGGGGGCGTACTTCCTGGGTCTGGGGGACGCGATAATGCCATCGGTGCTGGTCGTCTCCGCGAACTGGTCTCTACCAGCGAATCATGCCATCTTCGGCGTCACTCTGCCGGCGATCGGCGCGATGCTCGGGACATACATAGGGTTCATGGTTCTCGCGGCGACCTCGGGCGAGAAACCGCAGGCTGGACTGCCCTTCCTCAACGGCGGAGCTGTGATCGGATTCCTCACAGGATGCATGCTATCGGGCGTGCGGCCGTTCTGA